The sequence ATGAAAGTAACTGTATATTCCTTCAAAACTTGAATTCCCCCATTTTGTACAAAAGAAGCATCAACTGCAATCAAGAAGACTACCTCCCTGACATTAGATTCAGCAGAGCTTGATTTTCATACAAGGTACCAACGTCCCAATCTTCAGTTGAAGATGAAAGTGTCATTAGGGCAACTACAATAGACCTCATGCTTGGCCTCAGTTGTGGATTTTCTTGTGTGCAAGCTTTAGCAAGCTGAGCCATCTATCGACATAACAAATTAATTCCCACAAGCATATGCCGTATCTCTacttatatatgtatatttttaccTTATGAACTGAGTCGAGCGGATAGTTATCTCCAAGCCTAGGATCAACAAGCTTACAAAGATCTTCATTTGAATCAGGCTGGCTAAGAACATCCTCAAACTGCATCAGAACAACAACGTTTAGGAGGATATTTATGCTAATAGTAATAGTGAACAGAGAATGGTGAGAATAACAACCAGTGCAACTAGTCCCTTGGACTCCGTGATAATTTCATTCGCCTTCACAACAGCTTCCTTGGCAGATATAAGTTCATAAAGCACTACTCCAAAAGCATATACATCAATCTTCGGAGAAACATCACCGTACCGAGCatacctgaaaaagaaatgtcaAAATCAGTCTTACCATTATGTGACTCAGATATGCATTTACATATTTGCAAATATCATCTCGTTTCCTGCtgaaaataagatttttttacaGTGTTCAGTGAAGAACTTACTCTGGAGGCATGTATCCAAATGTACCCACAAGACGAGTATGCAATGAAGCACTTCCATATTCAGTTAACTTTGTTAACCCGAAATCTGCAACCTATGCATGAAAAGGATCAGTTAGGAGAAGATGATACAAAATGAACTTTCACATTAATGCAGGAACTATAACAACCTTTCCACGGAAATTCTTGTCTATTAAAATGTTTGCAGATTTTATGTCACGGTGGATATATACAGGAACGGTATGCTCATGGATATATTCAAGTCCTCTAGCTGAATCTAGAGCAATTTGCACCCTAGTCAACCATGGCAATGGATCCCTCTCTAGAGGCAAAGACATCAAAGTACCCATTAGAATCAACTGACAACACATAAGTtaacatgttcatgttagtTGCATACATTTTCTCACCTGAGCCACGCAAATGCTGACTTAAATTTCCATTCTCAATGAACTCATAAACCAAAAATAAGGAACCTTCAACACAATATCCTATTAACCGCACCTGCCACaaattttaaacataaaacaaatgaATCATGCCTAATTCAGCATGGATTAGCATACGCATTTAGTAACAGCATATGATTGTTTGCATTATCAAAAGTTTGTTAATGCACTCTTCACTAGTATATACTATCACTATAcatatttttcaaaacaaCTATATAGGGTACCATATATACCAGGTTCAAGTGATAAACATGTGTTAAAACCTTGAGCTCAGCTAGAAATTCTTTTGATGCTTGCATGTCCATCTTCTTTATTGCAGCCTTCTGCAAGATAAACATGAAAAAGGAGAGGCAATTTAGGAAAAGCCGTCGATATTAAAAACACGCTGTAGTGGAAGTCGTCCatattactttctttttcatttattcaCTACAAACCTCGCCTCTTAGTTCAGCATAGTAGACTGATCCAAAGCCTCCTTGCCCAATTTTATTAACCATGCTGAAGTCATTAGTAGCATTAGCAAGTTCTTCATATGAGAACTCCACAGATTTGTCCACTGTAAATCCTGTAAGCCCCAAAGTTGCAACAAAAGTGGTTTCTTCTGAAGTTTTGTCCAAGCTACTTCCAAAGCCTAGAACTCCTCAGCATAGCcacaaattaaataacatatgCCAAGTTtcaaacataataaatatatcagatgactaaataattattttaccaTGTCCATGTTGAATGTAGGGATCTTCAGTTGTTTCTGGGATTAAAACCGTTTCTATCTTCTGCCTCCTATAACATCCAAAATATATACAAGAAATAAGAAGTAGAGCTCCTGCAACTCCTGCAATAGATATGCCAGCAATAACTTTCCTTGAAATCCCTGCTTGAAATGCCATAACATAAGTACAGGACAACATCAGGCCATGCCTTTAAATTGCACGTTGAACTTAAAGAATGCGAGAAAACTGAGAACAAGAATAGAGGAAATGCTCAAGATAGACCCTACCAGCTGCACTGCACAAGTAGGAGGAACATGACAATTGGATAGAATTGTTAGATAACTCAAAATATGCAATGAGAAAGAAGTGTAAAAGATTGAGAAGCATGTTAAGCTGGTATATCTTACCTTATTTTCAATGGAGGGTAATTTCCAGTTGCATCTACAAAAGATCAAAAAAGCCTTAagttagtaaattaataagaacAGTCACAGGTATAGCTATACCATAGATGCTATTTACAGGGGATTGTTCGAGTTGTAGTGTAATTTATTTAAGGAATAAAGAGGAACATGAgtctaaaattgaaatttaatggCTGAATAGATAACAAACATAAGATCCAGGagaatcaattttaaaaataagcatGTAAATTTTGCAGGTTGAGAACTAATTTTAGCAGGAACAATTACAAGAGATCTTGAGTACTGTTTGTATATTTAGAATGCCGTTTAATGACCTCTTATGTTTTCAGGTACAGGTCAAGAATATTAATGTGGACTTATTAATTAAACCCAAGTCAATCTGccatttgatttcttttcgtCACTTGTTTTCCACTACTAGTCAGTACtgatattatgaaatttaaacaAAGCAGGGtaattattaagtttaatatataaatgtaattaAGTTGTAcgagttttttctttttctcttttttctaaaGTTGAATAGGGGAACATATAGTGAAGAAGGCTTCCGCACATGAATGATTAGGTTGGTTAACAACGAcgaattaaataataattatgttaaATCTCCAACAAGCAATGATAAGTAAGCGACAAACGTCCATCAAAAATCTATGATGGTTTCATTTTCTGGATGTATCCCCACCTTTAATTAATAGTTTACCAATGGCATCTAATGCCACTTGGTCCCTAACAGAATATTATTCTTTGATATGGTTTAACTTCAGAATTCCAGGgactttaaatataattaatagataagAAATCATTTCATCGGcttaaatatctaataaatttcAACAATACGAAAGGATCACTGAAATgccaaaattaagaaaaggtATGGAATTTGTCAAAGGAGACCAGACTACTTGATACCGCGTATTGACAAAGCCAGCTTGAACTTGtaattaaagtaataaattcaatttgtcTGCAGGAGACAGCATATAACAGTGACTACCAAACAATAAAAAGcattcattaatttaattttaaacttttgcGTTTGgttaataattaatgatgTATTATTTCTGGTTTTATCTGTGATTAATCAAGTTTGTACAGTTTATTTTAGAAGCTGAATGAGGTGAATCTGTATATGTGTTTGATCTAATCCAGGGTCAATCATGCTTAACTCCTTTCAAAATTAGCTCTCTAAGTAAGGTCAATATTTTTGAAGCgatgaaggaaaaaaaagaacttttaAAAAGTAGTAAAACTGACCTTTCGCCGGCACGTAAACAATTCCACTCCCTGCACTAAAATTCACGCCCGGGTTATAGCTCTGCAGCAAGTCTGCGGATACACCAGACGCCGTCGCTAGAGACGACGAGTTCTCGCCTGGCTGAAGTGGGAACGTGGCAAACAAGCCATAATTCTTCGACACGCGCTTATCTCCGCAAGAACAATTGAGGGTGACATTAATAGGAGCATCGTCCGGTATCCTGGTAGTGTCATAAATGTTTACTCTATGAACCCAATCCTCAGTTGTGAGATTTGCAAAAGCAATATTTGCGATTTTATCGTAAGTATCACCAGTTTGTGTCGTGTAAATGAAGGTATGACCCAAGAAATCGCCATTTAAGCAGTCGCAGGAGAAGGGTACGTTGATTCTGGTACCCGCGAGGATGCTGTCTTGGTTTGAGACATGCGGATTGTAACGGAGGATTTCAGGGAGGCTTTTGCTAAAGAGGGTGCTTATAAATGTGAGGTTTACTCTTGGGCTTGTGTTGTATGAAGCGAAGGCAAGATCACAGCCAGTTTTGCACTTGGCTTGTGCTCTCAAGGACAAGAGAAGAAGCAGGGCATGAAAGAGTAGGATTGGTTCAATGTTCATTTTCACGAGCAGAGAGTTTGGAAAGCTGAGGTTGGGATGTGATGTTATATGAAATATCATTGTCGTATGTAAGAAGGGGAGACTTGTGAGAGACCAGTTGGCTTCGCCTCTTTTGGTGGGttgaattgaatttattaacaACACTTCAGTCAGAAATAGAATAATAAGAGAATTTAAGGCCGTGGGCCTCATAATATCATATTGTGTTGTCAATGGATTGATTTATGGGCCCTAATTACCCAAAACCATTTGTTGACAGAAGCAGCCTTAGTTATCTTGCTTCAACTAACCACAGTTGGAGGGAGTCTGgagatattttctttgttatgCAGCTGAAAACCAAGAAATCCAGAACACAAAGATTAACAATCCTTAGTTGCTAAATGGGATCCTATGCAGTTCTTTCACCCTGTCAACTCTCTGTTTGCTCTCCAAAGTCCAACTGGAACAAAGCTTATCCTTCTTGGCCATGCAAGAAGCTAAGAACAGCACAATCAACACGGTTGCGCTGCCAAAAGATGTATGTTCCTGGTGTGTACGCTTTTCCCTTATTTATTGTCGTATGTTTGAACAGTATGTATTTCTGTTTCTCTAGTTGTAATAGTGACGCTTTGTGATGCAGGGTTTGGAGAAGCATCACCGGAGGCCAAGGCGGCAAAAAATCTGCATAATTTCTTTACTTATGTTGCCGTTAGGATTGTCACTGCACAGCTTCAGGTTCCTCCTCCCCTCGGCATTTGTGAACtgcttctttattttatatactttcTTTCTTGCAAGAACGCGATCCACACTTCCATAACTAATTTCAagattagataataatatttctgGAGATTTCCACTAGTGTAAGCATTCCTAGAATACAGTAATTGAACTTATATCTGTTTCTTGCAAGAATGAGCATGACACGCCAAATCAGctataattaaacaattcaATCTGCTAACATTTACTTCCCAGAGCAGAGCTATAACCCTGAAGCTTATGAAGAGTTAATGGGATTTCTGAGTAGGCACTCCTTGAACGATGGTGACGAGTTCTGTGCAAACTTGATGCGTGAATCTTCAAGGCATAAAAGTTTAGGTATGCTACTTGACATGTAACTCCTTTCCTACTGATTAAATATTATGAGACTGTGACTGACTCTTGAGTTGTGAATAAATCTATCTCATATGGAATCCACATTACAGCTCTGCGCATCTTGGAGGTGAGTACCTATAATTACTTGAGATGTTTCACTTCCTGCACTAATTATTTCTGAGACCAGCATGTTACCATCAAtctatgatttattttttatatttcccATCTTGGCATAGGTTCGATCTGCATATTgtaaaaatgattttgaatGGGACAACTTGCAGCGGCTTGCACACAAGGTCAGAAATCAATTTCCTTTCCTGTTAGATTTGCTCCACTGGTAATTGAGATTTATCTtgattcttttctctttattcttGTAGATGGTTGGTGACTCTAACACAAGGCTCATGAGAGATTATATTCGGGAAACCACTCATGTGGATAGAGAAAGTGAGAAGTGACCAAACCTTGCAATTTAGTACTTTATATATGTCTAAATGGAGGCTTATATATGAAGGCAATATTGTAATCTCATGTAATATaagcagaaaaaaaaaaaaagcaaacagATAAGGGTACAACTCAGGTGCATTTTATGGGttactttgtttttcttattataagaTAGGATGAACATCAGTCATCTAACAAAGTCAAGTAGAAAATTCCATACCATCTCACTTACTCTACATTCATGACCTTTTACCATAATGCATAGCAAAAGTACAATCCGTATCCTACAAAAGATATccttattagaaaaaattgagaaaatataAGATACGAATTTATAGAAACTCGACTCCCAAAAGCACCGGCAAAGATGGCTTTCATCAAATCTTGATTCTTGAGCAAAAGGCTTATTAGACAAAAGCATAATCAGGACATCAGCTGCCCTCTGTACATATGCAACTTAATGATTAAATGCGCAAGGTCCGCCTAAATTGGAATCAAAATTATGTACTTGATTGATCCATGCGCAAGCCTAAACTATTATTACTTCAGGCTCCTTCCATGGCTGCAAAACATAGCCAAATCAGTAACTATAAATGAAAGGAAGGATTTATTGCTGAAGCACATGGTGTATTTATCTTCCTTTTCCCTCCCTTTGTGCATTGCAAAGGTGCAGGatcaaggaaaaagaaaaaacacttGCAAACTTAAGCATGAAAGTGTAAGTAAATGCTAATTATGGACAAGAAATTACGATATTGTATCGGCAGATGCCATTTGAAGCATGTATATGCCCTGCACTGAAATATGACTCAGAATATTCTTCAATTTTATGAACCCTGCAAATCATTGTTCAGTGTATCTTATCATTCAAACAGATACAAGCATTAAATTTTCAGTCTTATCCAATTCACGATCTGCTGGATGCTGGACTCTCAgcttttttttaattggtgATGTGAAAACAGTAGCTTCTATAACAAGAATTACCTGTAAACATAGTTCACCATGATACCTCCACTTTGCTGAAGGCCTTTCTCCGAGCGGTCTGCCATCCAATTTATTCTTTCAACCATCTGTACCACATCAAAATATCAGAAATTAACATATCGAACTTCTCAACTCAGGAAGCTAGCTTCTGGGCTGCCcctatctatttttaaaatacacacatcacTTAGGACATAATAAACCCATGGATTTAATAGAAATGGTTATCAAAATCAACCAATTGCAAAATGGTACATTGAGAAACTATAGAGCTTCCCATAGATGTGACTGAAAGGAAGAAATCAATTACTACTCTACAAGTCGAGGCAGTATGACATACCGCTCCATTTTGCAAGTGAAAATTTGCAACAGAATCCAGAgcttttcctctctttttctcttgtaGAAGGTACCTGCATTCATAATTCATACAACAAACACTCCAAACTAAACTTTTAAAAGGCCAGAAGTGCAAGCTTATGCAACAATAACAAACTGAAATATAAAAGATCATCTACAATATCTCAGAATTATATTCCCATGTTGTTAACCATAATTAATGATTTCAATTTACCGAATTGAGATATTGATATTATACTTTACAGCATACCTGGCACATAGTCGCATCAGAGGGGGCTTCAGTGCTGAAAGCAATTCAGCTGAGTTGGTCCATTCATGTTTTGTTGATGTCAACAACTTTAACATCACTTCCATGCCATTTTTTCCAGGAAAAGCCTCCCTGCACGTAAAATTATTATAGTGCACATGAATCTATGTTGTCGTGTCAAACCCATAAAATGGAGAAATAACAGCTGGATTTTTTATCAGATACCAAAAATAGAGGCATATCGTAGAGGTTCCAAAAGAGTTTtgaatagaataaataatctCAAGGATTATACATCCAAGCTTCATCAACAGGAAATCCAACTTACAACCTTTTTATATGGTTTCAAGCAGTTCCGCATTAAAACTATGTGTGGTGCGGCTCATTTGGAAACATAATCTGATAACTTCAGTCATATGGATGACTTCGGTTCTCTCTCGCAGAAAACAGGTATGCAGGTATTGGACCATTTTAAGACAGACTGAATAGCAATAATGGCCTTAATCCTCTCAGTTTTACTGCTCTATATTTTCTTGCCAAAATGACAAAAATCTCTGCCTGATGTGGGTAGCATAATGTACTGAACCATAAAACATATGACTATTCTGCCTTAAATGTGCTTTCTGTAGGGAACTAAAGCTAGTAAACAAAATGTAGGTAGAAAAAACAACTTAATGTgtctttagtttcttttatattcattttatatggGAAACAGGGAAGATCAATGGTGAAAAAGAAGACCTGATGGAAAATACAGTTATGGAAAGCCCAGCAGTAAGCCAGTAGCAGAAGGAAGAGGAAAATTTTGGGGAAAAGAATAGAATAACCACATATCTTAGACCCAGTTTCCATGATAAGCAATCATACCTTCTTTCTTCCTTCCACATATACATAAACAGGTAGAAATCCAGCCAGAAGGATAAAgcatatgaaaaaagaaaaacaaagattattcaatttaaaatcaaCACTTAACTTACTGACAACAATTCATAAGTGATCTTTCTTCATCTGGCTCAAGGATGTTCTCCCTAAACGCAGAAACTGATCCAGTTGAAGATGATTGTGACATGTTCTCCACTTCAGCAAGGATTGACTGAGATGCCAACTTAGATAGCAGCCATCGCAAGAATCCAGGAATCGGGCTTAATGTTGCAAATATCTTTatacaaaaacaaaaggaagtAAGTAATGCAGGGAGCAATATATGGAAATCATGAAACCAAGCAACAAGCTAAAGATCTGCAAAAGAGCAACTTGGCAACCCATTCTTTCTAAAGTATTTTGATCAAGTGTGCAATGCATTTGCATAGACCCAAAATGATGTATCCCATGCGcagaataaatatttcatgCCTCATTTTCAAAGTATGTTTTATGCATAATAGGATTTTGGTTTTCccattttatatgaattagaTCATAAAATACTTACAGATATATGTGGCATATCTCTTTTCACCAGCGTAATGACACGTTTGATAAGAAACTTTCCCAGGTTGATCCCTGCCAAGCCAGGCTGTCAAATTTCTATAAGTATATAGGTCATGGAAGCATCTCATCAGAGTGTTATtcatagttttttaattatataatgcaaataaattaatgtcCAAGCAGAAACACATAACAGAGAACAGCAATAGTAAAA comes from Ricinus communis isolate WT05 ecotype wild-type chromosome 5, ASM1957865v1, whole genome shotgun sequence and encodes:
- the LOC8277978 gene encoding lysM domain receptor-like kinase 3 isoform X1 — encoded protein: MRPTALNSLIILFLTEVLLINSIQPTKRGEANWSLTSLPFLHTTMIFHITSHPNLSFPNSLLVKMNIEPILLFHALLLLLSLRAQAKCKTGCDLAFASYNTSPRVNLTFISTLFSKSLPEILRYNPHVSNQDSILAGTRINVPFSCDCLNGDFLGHTFIYTTQTGDTYDKIANIAFANLTTEDWVHRVNIYDTTRIPDDAPINVTLNCSCGDKRVSKNYGLFATFPLQPGENSSSLATASGVSADLLQSYNPGVNFSAGSGIVYVPAKDATGNYPPLKISAAGISRKVIAGISIAGVAGALLLISCIYFGCYRRQKIETVLIPETTEDPYIQHGHGFGSSLDKTSEETTFVATLGLTGFTVDKSVEFSYEELANATNDFSMVNKIGQGGFGSVYYAELRGEKAAIKKMDMQASKEFLAELKVLTHVYHLNLVRLIGYCVEGSLFLVYEFIENGNLSQHLRGSERDPLPWLTRVQIALDSARGLEYIHEHTVPVYIHRDIKSANILIDKNFRGKVADFGLTKLTEYGSASLHTRLVGTFGYMPPEYARYGDVSPKIDVYAFGVVLYELISAKEAVVKANEIITESKGLVALFEDVLSQPDSNEDLCKLVDPRLGDNYPLDSVHKMAQLAKACTQENPQLRPSMRSIVVALMTLSSSTEDWDVGTLYENQALLNLMSGR
- the LOC8277978 gene encoding lysM domain receptor-like kinase 3 isoform X3; its protein translation is MRPTALNSLIILFLTEVLLINSIQPTKRGEANWSLTSLPFLHTTMIFHITSHPNLSFPNSLLVKMNIEPILLFHALLLLLSLRAQAKCKTGCDLAFASYNTSPRVNLTFISTLFSKSLPEILRYNPHVSNQDSILAGTRINVPFSCDCLNGDFLGHTFIYTTQTGDTYDKIANIAFANLTTEDWVHRVNIYDTTRIPDDAPINVTLNCSCGDKRVSKNYGLFATFPLQPGENSSSLATASGVSADLLQSYNPGVNFSAGSGIVYVPAKDATGNYPPLKISAAGISRKVIAGISIAGVAGALLLISCIYFGCYRRQKIETVLIPETTEDPYIQHGHGFGSSLDKTSEETTFVATLGLTGFTVDKSVEFSYEELANATNDFSMVNKIGQGGFGSVYYAELRGEKAAIKKMDMQASKEFLAELKVRLIGYCVEGSLFLVYEFIENGNLSQHLRGSERDPLPWLTRVQIALDSARGLEYIHEHTVPVYIHRDIKSANILIDKNFRGKVADFGLTKLTEYGSASLHTRLVGTFGYMPPEYARYGDVSPKIDVYAFGVVLYELISAKEAVVKANEIITESKGLVALFEDVLSQPDSNEDLCKLVDPRLGDNYPLDSVHKMAQLAKACTQENPQLRPSMRSIVVALMTLSSSTEDWDVGTLYENQALLNLMSGR
- the LOC8277978 gene encoding lysM domain receptor-like kinase 3 isoform X2; translation: MRPTALNSLIILFLTEVLLINSIQPTKRGEANWSLTSLPFLHTTMIFHITSHPNLSFPNSLLVKMNIEPILLFHALLLLLSLRAQAKCKTGCDLAFASYNTSPRVNLTFISTLFSKSLPEILRYNPHVSNQDSILAGTRINVPFSCDCLNGDFLGHTFIYTTQTGDTYDKIANIAFANLTTEDWVHRVNIYDTTRIPDDAPINVTLNCSCGDKRVSKNYGLFATFPLQPGENSSSLATASGVSADLLQSYNPGVNFSAGSGIVYVPAKDATGNYPPLKISAAGISRKVIAGISIAGVAGALLLISCIYFGCYRRQKIETVLIPETTEDPYIQHGHGFGSSLDKTSEETTFVATLGLTGFTVDKSVEFSYEELANATNDFSMVNKIGQGGFGSVYYAELRGEKAAIKKMDMQASKEFLAELKVLTHVYHLNLVRLIGYCVEGSLFLVYEFIENGNLSQHLRGSERDPLPWLTRVQIALDSARGLEYIHEHTVPVYIHRDIKSANILIDKNFRGKVADFGLTKLTEYGSASLHTRLVGTFGYMPPEYARYGDVSPKIDVYAFGVVLYELISAKEAVVKANEIITESKGLVALFEDVLSQPDSNEDLCKLVDPRLGDNYPLDSVHKLAKACTQENPQLRPSMRSIVVALMTLSSSTEDWDVGTLYENQALLNLMSGR
- the LOC8277977 gene encoding chaperonin-like RBCX protein 1, chloroplastic, translating into MGSYAVLSPCQLSVCSPKSNWNKAYPSWPCKKLRTAQSTRLRCQKMYVPGFGEASPEAKAAKNLHNFFTYVAVRIVTAQLQSYNPEAYEELMGFLSRHSLNDGDEFCANLMRESSRHKSLALRILEVRSAYCKNDFEWDNLQRLAHKMVGDSNTRLMRDYIRETTHVDRESEK